The Panicum hallii strain FIL2 chromosome 9, PHallii_v3.1, whole genome shotgun sequence genome has a window encoding:
- the LOC112874210 gene encoding inactive poly [ADP-ribose] polymerase RCD1 isoform X1, with protein sequence MAAMNEKVLGKCGRNVGSLKRKWESPAAYDAEACRTSELHQRSADDSAVRFHVDQDRKAKIVCHFNKQVLQSYKNFMTSAPPKRILLRQGADWKDFPEKIVKLAQADFREKKTITETGYRNQLFLLDFVHMTFIDSKKGLQRPIAWIDENGKGYFPETFLQDQKLFMKKDFGNGNHEYISVEPDGTREMNGHLGTSESSAESSNFDPSTEDVSSPKRARAEKSSIGKSYGDIGEAVGENEPCTLLPTACNLLSHQANLGEVSRAQRTMEAVEKLFLQGMGSVIGSKDIIGIYRTPILDDCGQVRYHLHQKQVHVTGCNRGNANVRYAWLACSKSTVHEMMLNGVLQVHKPIKCPAYGEGTLLTPANRSDTCVKYSDVDENGIVHMMLCRVIMGNVEIVHPGSKQHRPSSDYFDSGVDDLKNPQHYIVWEMNLNRHIYSEFVVTIKMPSITKDSLVTQEDCQNSSDVSLVLNSPDCMSEEMNLEAPPALGGGCAAPMLGDSMEKAPSSPWIPFSMLFAAISTKVSPENMDMVIGCYEEFKSKKISRAELVKKLRHVVGDRVLISTIMQLQDKQLPPVGRREAPNTSAAKMMAKP encoded by the exons ATGGCTGCGATGAACGAAAAGGTATTGGGTAAATGTGGAAGGAATGTAGGTAGTCTCAAGAGAAAGTGGGAAAGCCCCGCCGCATATGATGCTGAGGCCTGCCGCACCTCTGAATTGCATCAGCGTTCTGCCGATGATTCTGCTGTTAGGTTTCATGTTGATCAAGACCGCAAGGCAAAGATCGTGTGCCACTTCAACAAGCAGGTTTTGCAGAGCTATAAGAATTTCATGACTAGCGCACCACCTAAGCGTATTCTGCTTCGCCAAGGTGCTGACTGGAAAGACTTTCCAGAAAAGATTGTCAAGTTGGCCCAAGCTGACTTCAGGGAAAAAAAGACGATCACTGAAACTGGATATCGGAACCAGCTGTTTTTGCTGGATTTTGTGCATATGACATTCATAGACTCAAAGAAAGGTCTTCAGAGGCCGATAGCTTGGATCGATGAAAATGGAAAGGGTTACTTCCCTGAAACATTCCTGCAAGATCAGAAATTATTTATGAAGAAAGATTTTGGCAACGGAAACCATGAGTACATTAGTGTTGAGCCAGATGGGACACGAGAAATGAATGGACATCTTGGAACTTCAGAAAGTTCTGCGGAAAGCTCGAACTTCGATCCAAGCACTGAAGATGTTTCCAGTCCTAAGAGAGCTAGGGCTGAAAAGAGTTCCATAGGAAAAAGTTATGGTGATATTGGCGAAGCTGTTGGAGAAAATGAGCCATGCACATTGTTGCCTACAGCCTGTAATCTGCTGTCACACCAAGCTAATCTGGGTGAGGTATCACGTGCTCAGCGCACGATGGAAGCCGTGGAGAAACTGTTTCTGCAGGGGATGGGTTCTGTTATTGGATCTAAGGACATCATTGGAATCTACAGAACTCCAATTTTGGATGATTGCGGACAAGTCCGTTACCATCTTCACCAAAAGCAAGTACATGTTACTGGATGTAACCGTGGAAATGCAAATGTCCGTTATGCATGGCTTGCTTGCTCCAAAAGCACTGTGCATGAAATGATGCTGAATGGTGTCTTGCAAGTTCATAAACCCATCAAGTGCCCAGCCTATGGAGAGGGCACCCTCCTTACACCAGCAAATCGTTCTGATACCTG TGTGAAATACTCTGATGTTGATGAAAATGGCATTGTCCATATGATGTTGTGCCGTGTTATAATGGGGAACGTAGAAATAGTTCACCCTGGATCTAAGCAGCACCGACCTAGTAGTGACTATTTTGATAGTGGAGTAGATGACCTTAAAAACCCACAACATTACATTGTGTGGGAGATGAATCTGAATAGGCACATCTATTCTGAGTTTGTAGTCACCATCAAAATGCCTTCCATAACCAAAG ATTCCCTTGTCACTCAAGAAGATTGTCAGAATTCTTCTGATGTGTCACTGGTCTTGAATTCACCCGACTGTATGTCAGAG GAGATGAACCTTGAGGCACCTCCAGCATTGGGAGGTGGATGTGCGGCCCCCATGCTAGGAGATTCAATGGAAAAGGCTCCAAGCTCACCTTGGATACCTTTCTCCATGTTGTTTGCAGCGATTTCTACCAAAGTGTCTCCTGAGAATATGGACATGGTTATTGGTTGTTATGAAGAATTCAAG AGCAAGAAAATAAGCCGAGCTGAACTAGTAAAGAAGCTGAGGCATGTAGTTGGTGATAGAGTGCTAATATCGACAATAATGCAGCTCCAAGATAAG CAGTTACCTCCAGTGGGGAGGCGTGAGGCACCCAACACATCAGCAGCCAAGATGATGGCGAAACCGTGA
- the LOC112874210 gene encoding inactive poly [ADP-ribose] polymerase RCD1 isoform X3, which yields MAAMNEKVLGKCGRNVGSLKRKWESPAAYDAEACRTSELHQRSADDSAVRFHVDQDRKAKIVCHFNKQVLQSYKNFMTSAPPKRILLRQGADWKDFPEKIVKLAQADFREKKTITETGYRNQLFLLDFVHMTFIDSKKGLQRPIAWIDENGKGYFPETFLQDQKLFMKKDFGNGNHEYISVEPDGTREMNGHLGTSESSAESSNFDPSTEDVSSPKRARAEKSSIGKSYGDIGEAVGENEPCTLLPTACNLLSHQANLGEVSRAQRTMEAVEKLFLQGMGSVIGSKDIIGIYRTPILDDCGQVRYHLHQKQVHVTGCNRGNANVRYAWLACSKSTVHEMMLNGVLQVHKPIKCPAYGEGTLLTPANRSDTCVKYSDVDENGIVHMMLCRVIMGNVEIVHPGSKQHRPSSDYFDSGVDDLKNPQHYIVWEMNLNRHIYSEFVVTIKMPSITKDSLVTQEDCQNSSDVSLVLNSPDCMSEEMNLEAPPALGGGCAAPMLGDSMEKAPSSPWIPFSMLFAAISTKVSPENMDMVIGCYEEFKSKKISRAELVKKLRHVVGDRVLISTIMQLQDKP from the exons ATGGCTGCGATGAACGAAAAGGTATTGGGTAAATGTGGAAGGAATGTAGGTAGTCTCAAGAGAAAGTGGGAAAGCCCCGCCGCATATGATGCTGAGGCCTGCCGCACCTCTGAATTGCATCAGCGTTCTGCCGATGATTCTGCTGTTAGGTTTCATGTTGATCAAGACCGCAAGGCAAAGATCGTGTGCCACTTCAACAAGCAGGTTTTGCAGAGCTATAAGAATTTCATGACTAGCGCACCACCTAAGCGTATTCTGCTTCGCCAAGGTGCTGACTGGAAAGACTTTCCAGAAAAGATTGTCAAGTTGGCCCAAGCTGACTTCAGGGAAAAAAAGACGATCACTGAAACTGGATATCGGAACCAGCTGTTTTTGCTGGATTTTGTGCATATGACATTCATAGACTCAAAGAAAGGTCTTCAGAGGCCGATAGCTTGGATCGATGAAAATGGAAAGGGTTACTTCCCTGAAACATTCCTGCAAGATCAGAAATTATTTATGAAGAAAGATTTTGGCAACGGAAACCATGAGTACATTAGTGTTGAGCCAGATGGGACACGAGAAATGAATGGACATCTTGGAACTTCAGAAAGTTCTGCGGAAAGCTCGAACTTCGATCCAAGCACTGAAGATGTTTCCAGTCCTAAGAGAGCTAGGGCTGAAAAGAGTTCCATAGGAAAAAGTTATGGTGATATTGGCGAAGCTGTTGGAGAAAATGAGCCATGCACATTGTTGCCTACAGCCTGTAATCTGCTGTCACACCAAGCTAATCTGGGTGAGGTATCACGTGCTCAGCGCACGATGGAAGCCGTGGAGAAACTGTTTCTGCAGGGGATGGGTTCTGTTATTGGATCTAAGGACATCATTGGAATCTACAGAACTCCAATTTTGGATGATTGCGGACAAGTCCGTTACCATCTTCACCAAAAGCAAGTACATGTTACTGGATGTAACCGTGGAAATGCAAATGTCCGTTATGCATGGCTTGCTTGCTCCAAAAGCACTGTGCATGAAATGATGCTGAATGGTGTCTTGCAAGTTCATAAACCCATCAAGTGCCCAGCCTATGGAGAGGGCACCCTCCTTACACCAGCAAATCGTTCTGATACCTG TGTGAAATACTCTGATGTTGATGAAAATGGCATTGTCCATATGATGTTGTGCCGTGTTATAATGGGGAACGTAGAAATAGTTCACCCTGGATCTAAGCAGCACCGACCTAGTAGTGACTATTTTGATAGTGGAGTAGATGACCTTAAAAACCCACAACATTACATTGTGTGGGAGATGAATCTGAATAGGCACATCTATTCTGAGTTTGTAGTCACCATCAAAATGCCTTCCATAACCAAAG ATTCCCTTGTCACTCAAGAAGATTGTCAGAATTCTTCTGATGTGTCACTGGTCTTGAATTCACCCGACTGTATGTCAGAG GAGATGAACCTTGAGGCACCTCCAGCATTGGGAGGTGGATGTGCGGCCCCCATGCTAGGAGATTCAATGGAAAAGGCTCCAAGCTCACCTTGGATACCTTTCTCCATGTTGTTTGCAGCGATTTCTACCAAAGTGTCTCCTGAGAATATGGACATGGTTATTGGTTGTTATGAAGAATTCAAG AGCAAGAAAATAAGCCGAGCTGAACTAGTAAAGAAGCTGAGGCATGTAGTTGGTGATAGAGTGCTAATATCGACAATAATGCAGCTCCAAGATAAG CCATAA
- the LOC112874210 gene encoding inactive poly [ADP-ribose] polymerase RCD1 isoform X4 encodes MAAMNEKVLGKCGRNVGSLKRKWESPAAYDAEACRTSELHQRSADDSAVRFHVDQDRKAKIVCHFNKQVLQSYKNFMTSAPPKRILLRQGADWKDFPEKIVKLAQADFREKKTITETGYRNQLFLLDFVHMTFIDSKKGLQRPIAWIDENGKGYFPETFLQDQKLFMKKDFGNGNHEYISVEPDGTREMNGHLGTSESSAESSNFDPSTEDVSSPKRARAEKSSIGKSYGDIGEAVGENEPCTLLPTACNLLSHQANLGEVSRAQRTMEAVEKLFLQGMGSVIGSKDIIGIYRTPILDDCGQVRYHLHQKQVHVTGCNRGNANVRYAWLACSKSTVHEMMLNGVLQVHKPIKCPAYGEGTLLTPANRSDTCVKYSDVDENGIVHMMLCRVIMGNVEIVHPGSKQHRPSSDYFDSGVDDLKNPQHYIVWEMNLNRHIYSEFVVTIKMPSITKDSLVTQEDCQNSSDVSLVLNSPDCMSELGADYIRYL; translated from the exons ATGGCTGCGATGAACGAAAAGGTATTGGGTAAATGTGGAAGGAATGTAGGTAGTCTCAAGAGAAAGTGGGAAAGCCCCGCCGCATATGATGCTGAGGCCTGCCGCACCTCTGAATTGCATCAGCGTTCTGCCGATGATTCTGCTGTTAGGTTTCATGTTGATCAAGACCGCAAGGCAAAGATCGTGTGCCACTTCAACAAGCAGGTTTTGCAGAGCTATAAGAATTTCATGACTAGCGCACCACCTAAGCGTATTCTGCTTCGCCAAGGTGCTGACTGGAAAGACTTTCCAGAAAAGATTGTCAAGTTGGCCCAAGCTGACTTCAGGGAAAAAAAGACGATCACTGAAACTGGATATCGGAACCAGCTGTTTTTGCTGGATTTTGTGCATATGACATTCATAGACTCAAAGAAAGGTCTTCAGAGGCCGATAGCTTGGATCGATGAAAATGGAAAGGGTTACTTCCCTGAAACATTCCTGCAAGATCAGAAATTATTTATGAAGAAAGATTTTGGCAACGGAAACCATGAGTACATTAGTGTTGAGCCAGATGGGACACGAGAAATGAATGGACATCTTGGAACTTCAGAAAGTTCTGCGGAAAGCTCGAACTTCGATCCAAGCACTGAAGATGTTTCCAGTCCTAAGAGAGCTAGGGCTGAAAAGAGTTCCATAGGAAAAAGTTATGGTGATATTGGCGAAGCTGTTGGAGAAAATGAGCCATGCACATTGTTGCCTACAGCCTGTAATCTGCTGTCACACCAAGCTAATCTGGGTGAGGTATCACGTGCTCAGCGCACGATGGAAGCCGTGGAGAAACTGTTTCTGCAGGGGATGGGTTCTGTTATTGGATCTAAGGACATCATTGGAATCTACAGAACTCCAATTTTGGATGATTGCGGACAAGTCCGTTACCATCTTCACCAAAAGCAAGTACATGTTACTGGATGTAACCGTGGAAATGCAAATGTCCGTTATGCATGGCTTGCTTGCTCCAAAAGCACTGTGCATGAAATGATGCTGAATGGTGTCTTGCAAGTTCATAAACCCATCAAGTGCCCAGCCTATGGAGAGGGCACCCTCCTTACACCAGCAAATCGTTCTGATACCTG TGTGAAATACTCTGATGTTGATGAAAATGGCATTGTCCATATGATGTTGTGCCGTGTTATAATGGGGAACGTAGAAATAGTTCACCCTGGATCTAAGCAGCACCGACCTAGTAGTGACTATTTTGATAGTGGAGTAGATGACCTTAAAAACCCACAACATTACATTGTGTGGGAGATGAATCTGAATAGGCACATCTATTCTGAGTTTGTAGTCACCATCAAAATGCCTTCCATAACCAAAG ATTCCCTTGTCACTCAAGAAGATTGTCAGAATTCTTCTGATGTGTCACTGGTCTTGAATTCACCCGACTGTATGTCAGAG CTTGGAGCTGACTATATTCGTTATCTATGA
- the LOC112874210 gene encoding inactive poly [ADP-ribose] polymerase RCD1 isoform X2, translating to MAAMNEKVLGKCGRNVGSLKRKWESPAAYDAEACRTSELHQRSADDSAVRFHVDQDRKAKIVCHFNKQVLQSYKNFMTSAPPKRILLRQGADWKDFPEKIVKLAQADFREKKTITETGYRNQLFLLDFVHMTFIDSKKGLQRPIAWIDENGKGYFPETFLQDQKLFMKKDFGNGNHEYISVEPDGTREMNGHLGTSESSAESSNFDPSTEDVSSPKRARAEKSSIGKSYGDIGEAVGENEPCTLLPTACNLLSHQANLGEVSRAQRTMEAVEKLFLQGMGSVIGSKDIIGIYRTPILDDCGQVRYHLHQKQVHVTGCNRGNANVRYAWLACSKSTVHEMMLNGVLQVHKPIKCPAYGEGTLLTPANRSDTCVKYSDVDENGIVHMMLCRVIMGNVEIVHPGSKQHRPSSDYFDSGVDDLKNPQHYIVWEMNLNRHIYSEFVVTIKMPSITKDSLVTQEDCQNSSDVSLVLNSPDCMSEEMNLEAPPALGGGCAAPMLGDSMEKAPSSPWIPFSMLFAAISTKVSPENMDMVIGCYEEFKSKKISRAELVKKLRHVVGDRVLISTIMQLQDKLPPVGRREAPNTSAAKMMAKP from the exons ATGGCTGCGATGAACGAAAAGGTATTGGGTAAATGTGGAAGGAATGTAGGTAGTCTCAAGAGAAAGTGGGAAAGCCCCGCCGCATATGATGCTGAGGCCTGCCGCACCTCTGAATTGCATCAGCGTTCTGCCGATGATTCTGCTGTTAGGTTTCATGTTGATCAAGACCGCAAGGCAAAGATCGTGTGCCACTTCAACAAGCAGGTTTTGCAGAGCTATAAGAATTTCATGACTAGCGCACCACCTAAGCGTATTCTGCTTCGCCAAGGTGCTGACTGGAAAGACTTTCCAGAAAAGATTGTCAAGTTGGCCCAAGCTGACTTCAGGGAAAAAAAGACGATCACTGAAACTGGATATCGGAACCAGCTGTTTTTGCTGGATTTTGTGCATATGACATTCATAGACTCAAAGAAAGGTCTTCAGAGGCCGATAGCTTGGATCGATGAAAATGGAAAGGGTTACTTCCCTGAAACATTCCTGCAAGATCAGAAATTATTTATGAAGAAAGATTTTGGCAACGGAAACCATGAGTACATTAGTGTTGAGCCAGATGGGACACGAGAAATGAATGGACATCTTGGAACTTCAGAAAGTTCTGCGGAAAGCTCGAACTTCGATCCAAGCACTGAAGATGTTTCCAGTCCTAAGAGAGCTAGGGCTGAAAAGAGTTCCATAGGAAAAAGTTATGGTGATATTGGCGAAGCTGTTGGAGAAAATGAGCCATGCACATTGTTGCCTACAGCCTGTAATCTGCTGTCACACCAAGCTAATCTGGGTGAGGTATCACGTGCTCAGCGCACGATGGAAGCCGTGGAGAAACTGTTTCTGCAGGGGATGGGTTCTGTTATTGGATCTAAGGACATCATTGGAATCTACAGAACTCCAATTTTGGATGATTGCGGACAAGTCCGTTACCATCTTCACCAAAAGCAAGTACATGTTACTGGATGTAACCGTGGAAATGCAAATGTCCGTTATGCATGGCTTGCTTGCTCCAAAAGCACTGTGCATGAAATGATGCTGAATGGTGTCTTGCAAGTTCATAAACCCATCAAGTGCCCAGCCTATGGAGAGGGCACCCTCCTTACACCAGCAAATCGTTCTGATACCTG TGTGAAATACTCTGATGTTGATGAAAATGGCATTGTCCATATGATGTTGTGCCGTGTTATAATGGGGAACGTAGAAATAGTTCACCCTGGATCTAAGCAGCACCGACCTAGTAGTGACTATTTTGATAGTGGAGTAGATGACCTTAAAAACCCACAACATTACATTGTGTGGGAGATGAATCTGAATAGGCACATCTATTCTGAGTTTGTAGTCACCATCAAAATGCCTTCCATAACCAAAG ATTCCCTTGTCACTCAAGAAGATTGTCAGAATTCTTCTGATGTGTCACTGGTCTTGAATTCACCCGACTGTATGTCAGAG GAGATGAACCTTGAGGCACCTCCAGCATTGGGAGGTGGATGTGCGGCCCCCATGCTAGGAGATTCAATGGAAAAGGCTCCAAGCTCACCTTGGATACCTTTCTCCATGTTGTTTGCAGCGATTTCTACCAAAGTGTCTCCTGAGAATATGGACATGGTTATTGGTTGTTATGAAGAATTCAAG AGCAAGAAAATAAGCCGAGCTGAACTAGTAAAGAAGCTGAGGCATGTAGTTGGTGATAGAGTGCTAATATCGACAATAATGCAGCTCCAAGATAAG TTACCTCCAGTGGGGAGGCGTGAGGCACCCAACACATCAGCAGCCAAGATGATGGCGAAACCGTGA